In the Enterobacter cloacae subsp. cloacae ATCC 13047 genome, CGCGATAGCCTGTTTGCCAGGCTCGGCACGCTTCATGGTATCGCGTACCGGCGCGGCCAGAATGCCACCGACTTTACTGGTTTCACTCAGCGCCAGCAGGCGCGCAAGATCGTCCTGATGCAGGCACGGGCGCGCAGCGTCGTGGACCAGTACCCACTGGGCATCGCCAGCGGCCTGGATGCCCGCCAGCACGGAATCGGCGCGCTCGGCACCGCCATCAACGACGGTGATCTGCGGATGAGCGGCCAGCGGTAACTGTGCGAACCGGGCATCGCCCGGACTGATGGCGATGATGACACGCGTCACTCGGGGGTGCGCCAGCAGCGCCGCCACGGCATGTTCGAGGATCGTTTTATCGCCAATAGAGAGGTATTGCTTGGGACATTCTGTCTGCATGCGCCGGCCAAAACCCGCGGCCGGCACCACGGCGCATACGTCCGAAAAAGTCACTGCCATGTCGTAATCCTGGGCCTGATTATCGATTGTTTTGTGCTGAGCCCTGATTGCGTTTAGACGCATCCGGAACCAGACGATAAAAGGTTTCGCCCGGTTTAGTCATACTGAGTTCATTGCGTGCGCGTTCCTCAATCGCCTCCTGCCCGCCATTGAGGTCATCAATTTCAGCAAAGAGTTGATCGTTTCGCGCCTTAAGTTTGGCGTTAGTTGCCTGCTGAGCCGCGACGTCATCGCTTACCCGGCTATAGTCGTGCAGTCCGTTTTTACCGAACCACAGCGAATATTGCAGCCAGACCAGCAGAGCCAGCAACAGCAGCGTTAGTTTACCCATCCTGCCCCCTGAAAAACGGCATCTTCATCCCACAACGCCCCCGGCGCTCTATGCCGGAGTAACAGAGATGCCGCAACATCGCGGGCAAATGTACCACATTTTTTCCGCAGAATCGCCCTGCTCAATATCGTCACACAGTTGGTTACGGTTTGAATTATGGCTGAAGTTAGCCCATGAGCCACAAAAATAACAGACCAAACATCAGGACCACCGTCACAATCGTGACAACGGTACTGTACAGGAGTTTGCCGTTAA is a window encoding:
- the ispD gene encoding 2-C-methyl-D-erythritol 4-phosphate cytidylyltransferase yields the protein MAVTFSDVCAVVPAAGFGRRMQTECPKQYLSIGDKTILEHAVAALLAHPRVTRVIIAISPGDARFAQLPLAAHPQITVVDGGAERADSVLAGIQAAGDAQWVLVHDAARPCLHQDDLARLLALSETSKVGGILAAPVRDTMKRAEPGKQAIAHTVERVDLWHALTPQFFPRELLHDCLTRALKEGATITDEASALEYCGFHPTLVEGRADNIKVTRPEDLQLAEFYLTRSTHQEKA
- the ftsB gene encoding cell division protein FtsB; this translates as MGKLTLLLLALLVWLQYSLWFGKNGLHDYSRVSDDVAAQQATNAKLKARNDQLFAEIDDLNGGQEAIEERARNELSMTKPGETFYRLVPDASKRNQGSAQNNR